Proteins from a genomic interval of Microbacterium phyllosphaerae:
- a CDS encoding NUDIX hydrolase family protein, translated as MSVRTPDPEPEPEDGLGGFDSAQTPSRDGNPGWLSDFELEEARRRLPMLYVEAIPVRTDGSGQVIEIGILLRSTPMGEMTRTIVSGRVRFGETIRDALFRHVENDLGPMAFPLLPPQPLPFTVAEYFPIPGVSAYHDDRQHAVSLAFVVPVTGTCEPRQDALEVTWFTPEAAGSDAVAAEMEGGRGTLIRQALANLGLLR; from the coding sequence ATGTCCGTCCGCACACCTGATCCCGAGCCCGAGCCCGAAGACGGTCTCGGAGGTTTCGACTCCGCGCAGACCCCGTCTCGTGACGGCAATCCGGGCTGGCTCAGCGACTTCGAGCTCGAAGAGGCGCGCCGCCGTCTGCCCATGCTGTACGTCGAGGCGATCCCTGTGCGCACAGACGGGTCGGGCCAGGTCATCGAGATCGGCATCCTGCTGCGCTCCACTCCGATGGGTGAGATGACGCGCACGATCGTGTCGGGGCGGGTGCGCTTCGGCGAGACGATCCGCGACGCGCTGTTCCGTCACGTCGAGAACGACCTGGGTCCGATGGCCTTTCCGCTGCTGCCGCCGCAGCCGCTGCCCTTCACGGTCGCCGAGTACTTCCCGATCCCTGGGGTCAGCGCGTATCACGACGACCGGCAGCACGCGGTCTCGCTCGCTTTCGTGGTGCCCGTGACCGGCACCTGCGAGCCGCGCCAGGACGCGCTCGAGGTCACCTGGTTCACCCCCGAGGCCGCAGGCTCCGACGCCGTCGCCGCCGAGATGGAGGGCGGCCGCGGCACGCTGATCCGCCAGGCGCTCGCGAACCTCGGACTGCTGCGCTAG
- a CDS encoding sunset domain-containing protein, translated as MVFPALTRSSRVAAIGVAAALLASTLVAVAAPASASGPVAAIAPATVVAPAHAGVADQLPLALGDAAVLVATPPADAPQGSADISGTIVFPAAPTTGRTFVVAYAADGDASTPVAAASVALDGTYVLRAPIGDLTLSVLSEGRAVLDTEPAAVALPAEGLTGQDVALQPSALISGAVTGPAGVSLAGNKVAVAVYPVNGSGETAVAANYVTDGGTYAVGGMPVGQYRVAFLSAAPGAVSEWWNDSPTFAKATTVQFDGSSVASGVSAVLAALRIIDSSTPTVAGTATVGQTLKVTPGAWTTGAVLSYQWYADGVAISKSTTSSLVLAAAVGGKRITVTVTGSKTGFAPKSLVSAATGAVLRLLAAPVPTVAGTATVGQTLTAKPGTWTAGTKLAYQWYVNGVAVSKATAASFKIPASAAVKTITVVVTGTKAGYATAAKRSTATAAVKGILAAPVPGIKGAALFGSRLTAAPGTWTSGTKLSYQWYANGKAIKGATSSSLALTAGLVRSRITVKVTGTKSGYISAAKVSAATGVVSYPAQAKPVSTWNCLAWAPIKGNASSMIYHVKSGAYYAKTKPEACFSSEAAAVKAGYRKSKR; from the coding sequence ATGGTGTTCCCTGCCCTCACCCGTTCGTCGCGCGTCGCGGCCATCGGCGTCGCTGCCGCTCTGCTGGCGTCGACACTCGTCGCGGTTGCGGCGCCGGCGTCCGCATCCGGACCGGTCGCGGCGATAGCACCTGCAACGGTCGTCGCTCCGGCACACGCCGGGGTCGCCGATCAGCTGCCCCTCGCTCTGGGAGATGCCGCGGTCCTCGTCGCCACGCCTCCCGCAGATGCACCCCAGGGCTCGGCTGACATCTCGGGAACGATCGTCTTCCCGGCGGCGCCGACGACGGGTCGCACCTTCGTCGTGGCCTACGCAGCCGACGGCGACGCCTCGACGCCGGTCGCGGCGGCATCCGTCGCTCTCGACGGAACCTATGTGCTGCGCGCGCCGATCGGCGATCTCACCCTCTCGGTGCTCTCGGAGGGGCGGGCGGTGCTCGACACCGAACCTGCGGCGGTCGCGCTTCCGGCCGAAGGGCTCACGGGCCAGGACGTCGCGCTTCAGCCCTCTGCGCTGATCTCGGGCGCCGTCACAGGGCCGGCGGGCGTCAGCCTTGCGGGCAACAAGGTGGCGGTCGCGGTCTATCCGGTCAATGGCAGCGGCGAGACCGCGGTGGCCGCGAACTACGTCACCGACGGTGGCACCTACGCGGTCGGCGGGATGCCCGTCGGGCAGTACCGGGTCGCGTTCCTGTCAGCCGCACCGGGTGCGGTGTCGGAATGGTGGAACGATTCCCCGACGTTCGCCAAGGCGACGACGGTGCAGTTCGATGGATCGTCCGTCGCCTCGGGAGTCTCGGCCGTTCTCGCCGCCCTCCGTATCATCGACAGCTCCACCCCCACGGTGGCCGGTACCGCCACGGTCGGCCAGACGCTCAAGGTCACGCCCGGCGCCTGGACCACGGGCGCGGTGCTGAGCTACCAGTGGTACGCGGATGGAGTCGCCATCTCGAAGTCGACCACGTCGTCTCTGGTGCTCGCGGCCGCGGTCGGTGGCAAGAGGATCACCGTCACGGTCACCGGTTCGAAGACCGGGTTCGCGCCGAAGTCGCTCGTTTCCGCCGCCACCGGAGCGGTACTGCGGTTGCTCGCCGCTCCCGTGCCCACCGTCGCCGGTACGGCGACCGTCGGGCAGACGCTCACGGCCAAGCCCGGCACCTGGACAGCAGGCACGAAGCTGGCGTACCAGTGGTACGTCAACGGTGTCGCCGTCTCGAAGGCGACCGCGGCCTCGTTCAAGATCCCGGCATCCGCAGCCGTCAAGACGATCACCGTCGTCGTCACCGGTACGAAGGCGGGGTATGCGACGGCGGCCAAGCGCTCGACGGCGACCGCTGCGGTGAAGGGGATCCTCGCGGCTCCGGTGCCCGGGATCAAGGGCGCGGCGCTGTTCGGTTCGCGCCTGACCGCTGCGCCCGGCACCTGGACGAGCGGCACCAAGCTCTCGTACCAGTGGTACGCGAACGGCAAGGCGATCAAGGGTGCGACGAGCTCGTCGCTCGCGCTGACCGCAGGTCTCGTGCGGTCGCGCATCACGGTCAAGGTCACCGGCACGAAGAGCGGATACATCTCGGCGGCGAAGGTGTCGGCGGCGACCGGAGTCGTCAGCTACCCCGCGCAGGCGAAGCCCGTCTCGACCTGGAACTGCCTGGCCTGGGCGCCGATCAAGGGCAACGCGAGCTCGATGATCTACCACGTGAAGTCCGGCGCGTATTACGCCAAGACCAAGCCGGAGGCCTGCTTCTCGAGTGAGGCGGCGGCCGTGAAGGCCGGATATCGCAAGTCGAAGCGCTGA